ATCGTGCCGATCGACAAGATCCCCGAGGACGTCCGCACCGCGTTCATCGCCATCGAGAACAAGTCCTTCTACACGGACCGCGGCATCGACGTGATGGGCGTGGCCCGGGGCCTGTTCAACACGGCCACCGGCAAGGGCAAGGCCGGTGGTTCGACGATCACCCAGCAGTACGTCAAGAACTACTACCTGACGCAGGACCAGTCGGCGACGCGCAAGCTCCGGGAGCTGGTGATCTCCCTCAAGGTCGACCAGCGCATGGAGAAGGACGACGTCCTCGTCGGCTACCTGAACACGAACTTCTACGGCCGCAACGCGTACGGCATCCAGGCCGCGGCCCAGGCCTTCTACGGGGTCGACTCCGACAAGCTCACCCTGGAGCAGGGCGCCTACCTCGCCGCCGTCATCCAGGCCCCCAGCCAGTACGACCTGGCGACGGCCGGCCCGAACGGCACGCGGCTGGTCAACATCCGCTTCAACGCCGTCCTCGACAACATGGTCGAGATGGGCAAGCTGGACCCGGCCAAGCGCAAGACCATGGCCCTCCCGCCGCCGATCAAGCCCAAGCCCCGCCCAGGCATGGACGGCCAGAAGGGCTACCTGGTCCAGGCCGCCAACGACGAGCTGAACAAGCAGAACATCACCGACGCCCAGATCGCGGCCGGCGGCTGGACCGTCACGCTCAACGTCGACAAGGCGAAGCAGGCGGCGCTGGAGAAGGCCGTCGACGACGAGCTGGAGTCCAAGCTCGACCGCAAGGACACCAAGGGCAGGCCCCAGGACCAGAGCGTCCAGGCCGGCGCGACCTCCGTGGACGCCAAGACCGGTGCGATCGTCGCCATGTACGGCGGTCAGGGCCTGACGGAGAAGTCCGAGAGCAACGCCCTGCGCAAGGACTACCAGCCGGGCTCGACCTTCAAGCCGGTCGTGCTCGCCTCCGCCCTGGAGAACGGGTCGAAGACCCAGGACGGCAAGCCGATCACGCCGAACTCGCTCTACGACGGCACCAGCAAGCGCCAGGTCGTCGGCAGCAAGATCCCGTTCAACCCGCAGAACCAGGACAACAAGAACTACGGCGACCCGATGATGACGGTCCAGGAGGCCACCGACTTCTCGGTGAACTCCGTCTACGCCCAGATGATCGTGGACGTGAAG
Above is a genomic segment from Streptomyces sp. NBC_01233 containing:
- a CDS encoding transglycosylase domain-containing protein, whose protein sequence is MGRAEVRKAQQRGAGRAPSRRANGAKDKGGAGKRTGIRRFFTWKKILGTFLGMILLLMAAAIILYFSVNEPTDPNKQATLQSNTYRYSDGSIMARTGDTNREIVPIDKIPEDVRTAFIAIENKSFYTDRGIDVMGVARGLFNTATGKGKAGGSTITQQYVKNYYLTQDQSATRKLRELVISLKVDQRMEKDDVLVGYLNTNFYGRNAYGIQAAAQAFYGVDSDKLTLEQGAYLAAVIQAPSQYDLATAGPNGTRLVNIRFNAVLDNMVEMGKLDPAKRKTMALPPPIKPKPRPGMDGQKGYLVQAANDELNKQNITDAQIAAGGWTVTLNVDKAKQAALEKAVDDELESKLDRKDTKGRPQDQSVQAGATSVDAKTGAIVAMYGGQGLTEKSESNALRKDYQPGSTFKPVVLASALENGSKTQDGKPITPNSLYDGTSKRQVVGSKIPFNPQNQDNKNYGDPMMTVQEATDFSVNSVYAQMIVDVKPPNVKKTALALGMVDREGWPEDRPAMALGTMTASTVEMAGVYASFDNHGKKVTPTIIKSAAHKEREFTPQQAIGSQAISRKTADTVTKVLQGVVNDEGGSGNKVRSSSYEAAGKTGTSESNFSGWFTGYTPELVTVVAMFGEEPGSHTQVTLTGTAGLGRAGGSSFPASIWKAYTLAALKGVDTDKFDTSDAEMGPTQAPSRSTSPSPTTSQSSSPPASSSSPAQSPTTPVSPTPTKTGPTATTSPTATPTTTPTKTGGPKPPDPPIFGGNEER